One segment of Plasmodium vivax chromosome 14, whole genome shotgun sequence DNA contains the following:
- a CDS encoding hypothetical protein, conserved (encoded by transcript PVX_123915A), protein MFLSLIKGLEKNEAKEDVINVNIQKLLGDKTYEKRKKGAQEIAEVVKLLLLKEKEDEQMQVDYIIDECGPDERASDEYSNFAHKDVHTFEGVNSQTEVDVANSEHYFRDYTEQGKRTDEVGAEQGKTTNEVSIEQGEKTNEVSADQWKTTNEVSADQWKTTNQVNIEQDNHREKRKSREVEKRSSLLKEPSEEKLLLGSEIIKKLLLEKFQENCHIDAAIGKSTGLFNGKFDRGMSAMTPSEMIQMEKKKKKNMNKSGKSDEWSQLSQVNKILYEHDTDVENVANKYQNRKVISIIHFLKEKFIQSINPTERCGGLIALAFISITVDTQIKFYFSIILKIIVSCVSDPDSKVRYYVCESLYNLCKVSKSVVFYHIEDIFDCLFRIFSDSCPNVKSGGAFLDNLLKDLTCSYNNVFNIYKIIFILKERIGIENPNARQVILSWLLLFQNIKTVNLFEYFHFFISDLFFMLADQNRDIQRQANQCLDLYVDKISTSNYEQVRSFFKHIAFIFIEFCIHKNTIIKHKCLLWLYYFIQILNVHFYNIFRSVKKNNFFLCELIKRIIACTAHLHFDIHYTARKCSELLISFIKFSQMKCAPLLTKLVCAIICSTISKVELSGRNEGTHGSEAGAAEQTGGMGAANRTRETRAANQTSEAKSPREINHRRSKPLHASRRAKGGAEHTPQRRSQPGSDHTLERRSQPRNEHTPEGRSQRGKDPSRGSESGESNLAGKPDDADGADRADEPHSPEGNRGGGSDAFSYESYNLFYPEGESSEEGRSKEGAPVTGSGQGGARAHTPLTGGGGAGEGDGEGDGNGEGDGNGEGDGDGEGGGDGGGDDIQTNEPHRETQQRETQQGEGAGEGPPPRNSYNAKFLQRHERLMSELRGKNIPVRDPLKTEAYYIRKLAQRGSRHGYASEGGGIAVASGVARGVASGVARGVTSGVARGVTSGVARGVTSGVASGVGGEADGEAHPRGDPPSDPEEDPFQDNLDKRSIYPVIICLQWLIEMLIYKSEVVKKHNDEILTCVFKCLRSNDKQVVLLSLTVLSAMCSTVENKFHFYEQVSKNLIALFRNDDHLLIHKGKVIVQHITRCLNNKKFFAYLCYSLIGEENVPFVMKFIQVLSWVLLTSEETKYLRNALFLKKQYSLFSLILIAWLRNPISSISFLLWLEKYQLAYLICSYLSLLSLNSDFYHQLDNLIFLLESPIFSKQRMHLVYPQNYPFLIKSLMILSLMLPLNTSNNILQKRLQMSQLSILTNGQRLPHLFDGRGQQGQQGQHGQVEQHGQHDQLEQHRLLEQPPLLDRPPLLESPHTDHAIELLKMEDEEERKEYSLIEVSEEERSKEEAKWDDKYNCLLSAVRQRLVTQGLPDQPADECTEFVNIFKTVLRSSHIVKYYL, encoded by the coding sequence catttgaGGGGGTGAATTCGCAGACGGAGGTGGACGTGGCAAACAGTGAGCACTACTTTAGGGACTACACCGAGCAGGGGAAGAGGACCGACGAGGTGGGCGCAGAGCAGGGGAAGACAACCAACGAGGTGAGCATCGAACAGGGGGAGAAAACCAACGAGGTGAGCGCAGATCAGTGGAAGACAACCAACGAGGTGAGCGCAGATCAGTGGAAGACAACCAACCAGGTTAACATCGAACAGGACAACCATcgggaaaagagaaaatcccgagaagtggagaagcgaAGCAGCCTGCTGAAGGAGCCGAGCGAAGAGAAGCTCCTCCTGGGGTCCGAAATAATTAAGAAACTCCTCCTGGAGAAGTTCCAAGAGAATTGCCATATTGACGCGGCGATCGGGAAGTCAACTGGTCTGTTTAACGGCAAGTTTGACCGGGGAATGTCCGCCATGACGCCCTCAGAGATgatccaaatggaaaaaaaaaaaaaaaaaaatatgaacaagtcaggcaAATCAGACGAGTGGAGCCAACTGAGTCAGgtgaataaaatattgtatGAACATGATACCGACGTAGAGAACGTCGCGAATAAATACCAAAATAGGAAGGTAATCAgcataatacattttttgaagGAAAAGTTTATTCAAAGTATTAACCCCACGGAAAGATGTGGAGGACTGATAGCCTTGGCCTTCATCTCGATCACTGTAGatacacaaataaaattttacttctCCATCATTTTGAAGATAATCGTGTCATGCGTAAGTGACCCTGACTCGAAGGTGAGATACTATGTGTGCGAAAGTTTGTATAATCTTTGCAAAGTGTCCAAAAGCGTAGTTTTTTATCATATCGAGGATATTTTTGATTGCCTgtttcgcattttttccgATTCTTGTCCAAATGTCAAAAGTGGAGGAGCCTTTCTTGACAATTTATTAAAAgacctgacttgttcatacaataatgtttttaatatttacaaaattattttcattttgaaagaaaGGATTGGCATAGAAAATCCCAACGCGAGGCAAGTCATCCTATCTTGGCTGCTCCTCTTTCAGAATATCAAAACGGTTAACCTATTTGAGTacttccacttcttcattagtgaccttttttttatgttggcAGATCAAAACAGAGACATTCAAAGGCAAGCAAATCAATGTCTCGATTTGTACGTTGATAAAATTAGCACttcaaattatgaacaagtcaggtcattttttaaacacatcgcttttatttttattgaattTTGTATTCACAAAAATACCATTATAAAGCATAAGTGTCTCCTTTGgctttattatttcattcaaattttaaatgttcatttttataatatctTTAGAagtgtaaagaaaaataattttttcctttgcgaGTTGATTAAAAGGATTATCGCCTGCACAGCTCATCTGCATTTCGACATCCACTACACTGCTAGGAAGTGCAGCGAGCTTCTGATCAGCTTCATCAAATTTTCGCAGATGAAGTGCGCGCCGCTTTTGACCAAGCTCGTGTGTGCCATCATCTGCAGCACCATCAGCAAGGTCGAGCTCTCCGGGCGGAACGAAGGCACCCACGGGAGCGAAGCGGGGGCGGCAGAGCAGACGGGCGGAATGGGGGCGGCGAACCGAACGAGAGAAACACGAGCGGCGAACCAGACGAGCGAAGCAAAATCACCGCGAGAAATCAACCACCGGAGGAGCAAACCGCTGCACGCGAGCAGGCGCGCCAAGGGGGGCGCCGAGCACACCCCGCAGAGGAGGAGCCAACCAGGGAGTGATCACACCCTGGAGAGGAGAAGCCAGCCAAGGAACGAGCACACCCcggaggggagaagccaGCGGGGGAAGGACCCCTCCCGCGGGAGCGAATCGGGGGAGTCCAACCTGGCCGGCAAGCCAGACGATGCAGACGGGGCAGACAGGGCAGACGAACCGCACTCACCGGAAGGCAATCGTGGCGGAGGAAGCGACGCCTTCAGCTACGAGTCCTACAACCTGTTTTACCCGGAGGGGGAGTCCTCGgaggaggggagaagcaaagaGGGCGCCCCCGTGACGGGGAGTGGCCAGGGGGGGGCGCGGGCGCACACGCCCCTGACTGGCGGCGGTGGTGCAGGTGAAGGCGATGGTGAAGGAGATGGCAATGGTGAAGGAGATGGCAATGGTGAAGGAGATGGCGATGGTGAAGGAGGCGGCGATGGCGGAGGCGATGACATCCAGACGAACGAGCCGCATAGGGAGACGCAGCAGAGGGAAACTCAGCAGGGGGAAGGGGCTGGTgagggcccccccccgcgcaacAGCTACAACGCCAAGTTCCTGCAGAGGCACGAGAGGCTGATGAGCGAActgagggggaagaacatTCCGGTGCGCGACCCCCTCAAGACGGAGGCGTACTACATTAGGAAGCTGGCCCAGCGGGGGAGCCGCCACGGCTACGCcagcgagggggggggcatcGCTGTGGCTAGCGGTGTGGCTAGAGGTGTGGCTAGCGGTGTGGCTAGAGGTGTGACTAGCGGTGTGGCTAGAGGTGTGACGAGCGGTGTGGCTAGAGGTGTGACTAGCGGTGTGGCAAGCGGTGTAGGAGGAGAGGCAGACGGAGAGGCGCACCCACGCGGCGACCCTCCCTCGGACCCGGAGGAGGACCCCTTCCAAGATAATCTAGACAAGCGGAGCATCTACCCAGTGATCATCTGCCTGCAGTGGCTAATAGAAATGCTCATCTACAAAAGCGAAGTGGTAAAGAAGCACAACGACGAAATACTCACCTGCGTGTTTAAGTGTCTCCGAAGCAACGACAAGCAGGTGGTGCTCCTCTCCCTAACGGTCCTCTCGGCCATGTGTTCCACCGTGGAAAATAAGTTTCATTTCTACGAGCAAGTGAGTAAAAATCTGATTGCCCTCTTTCGCAACGATGACCATTTGCTCATTCACAAGGGGAAGGTGATCGTCCAACACATAACACGCTGCCTGAACAATAAGAAGTTCTTTGCCTACCTCTGCTACTCTCTAATTGGTGAGGAGAACGTCCCCTTTGTAATGAAATTCATTCAAGTGCTAAGTTGGGTGCTTCTAACGTCGGAGGAGACCAAATACTTAAGAAATGCCCTTTTCCTTAAGAAGCAATATTCGCTCTTCTCCCTCATTTTGATTGCCTGGTTGAGGAACCCcatttcttccatttcgttCCTCCTATGGTTAGAGAAGTACCAGCTGGCCTACCTCATCTGTTCCTACCTATCCCTGTTGAGCCTTAATTCTGATTTCTACCATCAGCTggacaatttaatttttcttttggagtctcccattttttcgaaaCAGAGAATGCACCTCGTGTATCCCCAGAActacccctttttaattaagtCCCTCATGATCCTCTCCCTGATGCTTCCCCTGAACACCTCCAACAACATTTTGCAGAAGAGGCTCCAGATGTCGcagctctccattttgaccaACGGGCAGAGGCTCCCTCATCTGTTCGATGGGCGCGGTCAGCAGGGGCAGCAGGGGCAGCACGGTCAGGTGGAGCAGCACGGCCAGCATGACCAGCTGGAACAACACCGCCTACTGGAACAACCGCCCCTTCTTGACCGACCACCCCTCCTGGAGTCACCCCACACGGACCACGCCATCGAACTTCTAAAAatggaagacgaagaagaaagaaaagagtACAGCCTCATCGAGGTTAGCGAGGAGGAAAGGTCCAAGGAGGAGGCCAAGTGGGACGACAAGTATAATTGCCTCTTGAGTGCCGTGCGGCAGAGGCTGGTCACCCAGGGCCTGCCCGACCAGCCCGCCGACGAGTGCACCGAATTTGTGAACATCTTCAAGACGGTTCTCCGCTCCAGCCACATCGTCAAGTATTACCTctag